The sequence AAGCTAAACCATAGACTCTGTAGAGGTCTGAAAATTAGGAGTGTTGATATGATGTGCTAAATTCGCAAATAATTTTCAAAACTAGGATGTAATTCAAAACCTACTTTTCAATTTCAAATGAATTTCCATTACCAGAATTCGGAATAGTAATCCAAATTTTTAGTTATATATAACCTGACTACTATGGATGATCTTATTAACACCGAAAACAGATATTTCCCCCCAATTTTCATATAGATATAGAGTACTGTAATCAAGAAACTAGTGCAACTCGGACCATAAAATATATGAAGAGCTAGTGGTAGTTACCCTTTCTTTTCCGGTAAAAGCTTGACCTCCTGCTTGTTCCATCAAAAAGGACATTGGGAAAACTTCATAGAGAACACTGTTTCATACACAATAAATAGCCATTATTATTTACCACACTACATGTTTAACAGCAATTTGCTTTTACATAATAAGAAGAAAaggtaagaaaaagaaaagagagaaatcATCCATCAGAATAACATACCGTAGTTTTCCGCTTGGGCTCTTCTTATCTGCAGGATACATAAATATGCCTCCATAAAGTAATGTGCGGTGCACGTCAGCAACCATACTGTagacacggatttattttttatGATGAACTAGTTCGTTATGGGAAAGTAACATTAAATTCAATGATGCTATATTCTGATACAAAATATTTTGACTGCTTCTCATGATAACAAACATAACGAACTCGTTACTACTGCTAACAAATGTGAACTTAAATGTTATGTGGACACAAAGAGGTAAAATAGGTTATGGTAATCAATTTGCAAATTCGAGTCTAGAGTTCTACTAGAAGTGAGTTAGCGTCGATAACCAGCTGTGCATATTTAAATAAACTGAGATTTAAGGCTTTTTTTTGTGCCAGCATGTAGAGAAGTAAGAAGGCTATGTCATTTATATCCGAATTTATTAAGTGAACTGAAGAGGAAAAGGGTAAAGGTTGAGAGACCAATACCTTCCAATGTATCTGAGAGACTTTGGAGATGAACCATCCTGAGGGTATTTGCATCTCTCAACGTACCTGTAAATTGGATACAATATCAGATACCAATTGCCAATCAAAATACTGACCAGTCAGGAATTGCAAATTGGAGATGCATATACTTCGCTGTTGGTGTATCCCAGTTTTTCGCATTTCCTTCGTTTACCGAGTAGATTTTTCCCTTCTTTGGAATCTGTACGCAAGTACGGATGAGATAAATATGTAAATTCACAACAAATGTGTGGCAAGCATAAATCTTTCAACGTAAGAAATAACAAATAAGTAATGCAACTGCATACAGACCTTAATGTCTGGATGAGTCATAATGAACTCCCCAAGGGATGGATCAAGAGTGAAACCGTTGACACCACTTCCAGTGCTCAACACAAACTGCAAGATCATTGCTTCAACAGTTCAGACTCAACAAAATCATTCTAGTAATCTCAATTAAGCATGTTGAAGTTACTCTCAAGAGAAACATATTGAAACGTACAGCAACATTAAGAAAAAAATGCAAGACAATAAAGAATATAAAGCTAAAAAAATACTTTAAGAAGTTTTGAATCCCTAAAGCGCTATCACTTGAAGGGATAAACAATGAAACAGAAAATTCATAGCTTGACTACAAAATCCAATGCTACAAACACAGGAGATGAGCAATTATACCGTGCAGGAACTCCCGTACATGCAATACCCAGCTGCTAACATATTTTTCCCTGGTTGCAAGACATCTTCTAGATGTGGTTCCTCATTTGCTTTCATCATATAAATACCAAATATCTGAAATGTATAGGAAAAACCTAATTTTAAGGCAGAAAAGGGAAATGCCGAATTTCGATTAAAACGATATTTGAGGGAAAAATACTGAaggaaaaacatgcttgagaagaAGGGTCTCACAGTTCCAATGGAAACACCACAGTCAATGTTAGAAGAACCATCCAAAGGATCAAAAACCACACAGTATCTGCGCTATTGCAAAGACACGTGTAGTTAGTAAATGTCTAGCACACAGCAATTAACATATCATGTACAAAAGAGAGAGGATCAGCAGTCACCTTCCACGCAACGCTGGATCCACAAAAGTTGCTTCTTCGTCCTCTTCCGATACTAAAATAGACTGTGGATAAGGATGAAATACATTTCTTAATCAATTGCAAATCCATCGAACACCATAGTCAAACCTAACTCAATAGTTCCCCAAGACTTACCGTTCTTCCACTGCTTACGAGAGCCTTAACAAACACATCATTTGAAAGAACATCCAGTTTCTTTTGCTCTTCGCCCTGCGAACAAAGACGAACAAAAAGTGAGTTAGAACTGAatttgctgcaaagaaaatttaAGAATTAATAACAGACTAAAATCTTTGTTACCTGAACATTGGTCTCCCCAGCAAGTCCGATGAGTTTTGCAAGCCCAGCCTACTCAAGCAAACATCAGATAAGCTTAATacctcatcaataaaattaaaactCTCTGATTCTCGAACTTGAACACTAACCAGACTAACAATAAGCCTAATAAGATTTTATCTAACTCTACTGGTTTCTAATTCTTGAAACAAAACCAAAGGGAAAACAAGTTTCTTTCATTGCCCAAAACAGCCAGTCAATGAACATGATAACTTTTTCACCTATTATCTCTGttaaaatcttaattttgttaATTCCACATTAAATTCAGTAATCAAATGACCATAGATTTCTCTGCTTCAAATAACTGTCCAGTTCAAA is a genomic window of Papaver somniferum cultivar HN1 unplaced genomic scaffold, ASM357369v1 unplaced-scaffold_148, whole genome shotgun sequence containing:
- the LOC113335444 gene encoding fructose-1,6-bisphosphatase, cytosolic; this encodes MDHAAEAHMTDLMTITRFVLNEQSKHPESRGDFSILLSHIVLGCKFVCAAVNKAGLAKLIGLAGETNVQGEEQKKLDVLSNDVFVKALVSSGRTSILVSEEDEEATFVDPALRGRYCVVFDPLDGSSNIDCGVSIGTIFGIYMMKANEEPHLEDVLQPGKNMLAAGYCMYGSSCTFVLSTGSGVNGFTLDPSLGEFIMTHPDIKIPKKGKIYSVNEGNAKNWDTPTAKYVERCKYPQDGSSPKSLRYIGSMVADVHRTLLYGGIFMYPADKKSPSGKLRVLYEVFPMSFLMEQAGGQAFTGKERALDLVPKKIHERSPIFLGSYDDVEEIKVLYAAEEKKA